In Deinococcus ficus, a single genomic region encodes these proteins:
- a CDS encoding sensor domain-containing diguanylate cyclase — MPPLFALITALSAVTSVTAFRAQLQAALAADPALPFTLNPDDTGELLRPFARMAADLPAEQQAFMHVVNQQHARLVAVDRHERVNALAEQFARRDEMNPSLAWFAEELCRIYQLGGLAGLVVTGGTVQRRREWDAGSPYVPALTRGDLGVIRGGDVQVRPDGVLLPLGGKFRPRAAFWLDAPGREWLGTDRTLLSHLGHQLGLEVERQQALRYMQSLPALRRELLTAKLQDAYQPLLERALATIPGAECGSLLIREDGGFRFAASVTFDEMELQGVTFTMADMRDTWYGLGEEAWSRGVPRIMAKGLLSVKGTGYDLHGVRVEDTLPSVETLQANIGVPILYQGEVYGFLNVDSMTDPEAFEQESIVLAESFGQQAALLLHEAHLRAQVHAASRTDPLTGLPNRRAFMEVLTQEMARARRHGHPLSLLLADIRAFRTLNGTRGHRAGDEALVRVGAALQRELRKSDVVFRPAGQGGPLEVFRWGGDEFAILLPQTDLVGAQVVRERIRAAVRTADLDGPQVELSIGVATLSAGDATGEGLLREADHALSRDEQR; from the coding sequence ATGCCCCCTCTCTTCGCCTTGATCACCGCCCTCAGCGCCGTCACCTCCGTCACCGCCTTTCGCGCCCAGTTGCAGGCTGCCCTGGCCGCCGATCCGGCCCTGCCGTTCACCCTGAACCCCGACGACACGGGAGAACTCCTGCGCCCGTTCGCGCGAATGGCGGCTGACCTGCCCGCAGAGCAGCAGGCCTTTATGCACGTGGTGAACCAGCAGCATGCCCGGCTGGTCGCCGTGGACCGGCATGAGCGCGTGAACGCCCTGGCTGAACAGTTCGCCCGCCGCGACGAGATGAACCCTTCTCTGGCCTGGTTCGCCGAGGAACTCTGCCGCATCTACCAGCTGGGGGGCCTGGCCGGCCTGGTGGTGACGGGCGGGACGGTGCAGCGCCGCAGAGAGTGGGACGCCGGCTCACCGTACGTGCCCGCCCTCACGCGTGGGGACCTGGGCGTGATCCGGGGCGGTGACGTGCAGGTGCGACCCGACGGGGTGCTGCTGCCGCTGGGCGGCAAGTTCCGCCCTCGCGCGGCGTTCTGGCTGGACGCCCCGGGCCGGGAGTGGCTGGGCACGGACCGGACGCTGCTCAGTCACCTGGGACACCAACTGGGCCTGGAGGTCGAACGTCAGCAGGCCCTCCGGTACATGCAGAGCCTGCCGGCCCTGCGCCGGGAACTGCTGACGGCGAAACTGCAGGACGCGTACCAGCCGCTGCTGGAACGGGCGCTGGCGACGATTCCGGGGGCGGAGTGCGGGTCGCTGCTGATCCGGGAGGATGGAGGTTTCCGCTTCGCGGCGAGCGTGACCTTCGACGAGATGGAACTCCAGGGCGTGACGTTCACGATGGCCGACATGCGGGACACCTGGTACGGGCTGGGCGAGGAGGCCTGGAGCCGGGGCGTGCCGCGCATCATGGCCAAGGGCCTGCTGTCCGTGAAGGGCACCGGCTACGACCTTCACGGGGTGCGCGTGGAGGACACCTTGCCGAGCGTCGAGACGCTCCAGGCGAACATCGGGGTGCCGATCCTGTACCAGGGCGAGGTGTACGGCTTCCTGAACGTGGACTCCATGACGGATCCCGAGGCGTTCGAGCAGGAATCGATCGTCCTGGCTGAATCGTTCGGGCAGCAGGCCGCCCTGCTCCTGCACGAGGCTCACCTACGGGCGCAGGTGCACGCCGCCTCGAGAACAGATCCCCTGACCGGCCTGCCCAACCGGCGGGCGTTCATGGAAGTCCTGACGCAGGAAATGGCCCGGGCAAGGCGGCACGGGCACCCCCTGTCGCTGCTGCTGGCGGACATCCGGGCCTTCAGGACCTTGAACGGCACGCGTGGACATCGGGCGGGCGACGAAGCCCTCGTGCGGGTGGGGGCGGCCCTGCAACGCGAGCTGAGGAAAAGCGACGTCGTCTTCCGGCCCGCGGGTCAGGGCGGGCCGCTGGAGGTGTTCCGGTGGGGCGGGGACGAGTTCGCGATCCTGCTCCCGCAGACGGACCTCGTCGGAGCGCAGGTGGTGCGGGAGCGAATACGCGCCGCCGTGAGGACCGCAGACCTGGACGGGCCGCAGGTCGAGCTGAGTATCGGCGTGGCCACACTGAGCGCAGGCGACGCCACCGGCGAGGGCCTGCTCCGTGAAGCGGACCACGCCCTGTCCCGCGACGAGCAGCGGTGA